Proteins encoded in a region of the Micropterus dolomieu isolate WLL.071019.BEF.003 ecotype Adirondacks linkage group LG09, ASM2129224v1, whole genome shotgun sequence genome:
- the tril gene encoding TLR4 interactor with leucine rich repeats: protein MDTGNFLAGICFFLLSLNGFISSSPATSFCPDRCECQHPQHLMCTNRGLRTVPKPAARVPEDALIFSLGGNFITNISAFDFTRYSNLMRLNLQYNQIQTIHPKAFEKLSNLEELYLGHNLLSNIPTGTLQPLKKLTILYGNNNDIQKITPELLANLDNLVKLRLDGNSIEILQESVFKSLTGLHYLHLESNKLQHIHRNAFSKLTNLRFLNLAHNKQSVVRNALTFSQLKALTTLLLSENEIQFVGNHVFQNLKRLSKLSLSNNRISRLDSGALKGLSSLRELLIDGNELEEIPAGLLDSLERIEELDFSRNRISNVDSLAFSQLKHLRVLKLKNNMLTSLSGDIFALNKVLYDLDLHGNNWTCDCRLEELKRWMTAAHSQGKLLTVFVQCHHPATLRGKYLDYVNSSQLQPLGNWTHLCRSQGGPEESRGGGVLVKVEGKAMGMADAIKQEERGEEGQVEETEGIDLRQGVTDGVIMRNEGEKRKREGQEAVGIQGDQGGLEVAEHSSLLERKKPKKESQSPRSRPAAEAAGKHAKGRQRSNVISRTVPPAISTPSHAGHQGRNATEPNTGLTTTSPDQSGEKFDLLRSDQEEALPVITDPCVFNRHFITNVSVSQVTSSAVTVNWATRHHHQYTPGPGPGLDEVHYRILFDRFGTPDRFPRYVYSRGTARSVTLRELSSDVTYVVCVEGVVGGSVCQVAPRDHCAGLVTLPEGFSRRGMLTSDLQLVTVATLAGNAVLLLVIGGVWLGRSLKRRLQRRKSAVHVRHMYSTRRQFRPTMATASVSTDFTSYQSSRPARLAPLEEGNLIEFPCDRFLDSSSLRRDSDMQRFSD, encoded by the coding sequence ATGGATACAGGCAATTTCCTGGCGGGCATTTGCTTTTTCCTGCTGTCGCTCAATGGGTTTATCTCTTCCTCACCGGCAACCAGCTTTTGTCCCGACCGCTGTGAGTGTCAGCACCCGCAGCACCTCATGTGCACCAACCGCGGCTTGCGAACTGTGCCCAAACCCGCCGCGCGTGTGCCCGAGGACGCGCTGATCTTCAGCCTTGGGGGTAACTTTATTACCAACATCTCTGCCTTCGATTTCACACGGTACAGTAACCTCATGCGGTTGAATTTACAGTACAATCAAATACAAACCATTCACCCCAAAGCATTTGAGAAGCTCTCCAATTTGGAAGAGCTGTACTTGGGACATAATCTTTTATCAAATATTCCCACTGGGACGTTACAGCCCCTGAAGAAATTAACTATTCTCTATGGAAATAATAATGACATTCAGAAAATCACTCCGGAGCTCCTTGCCAACTTGGATAACCTTGTTAAATTGCGTCTGGACGGCAACTCAATAGAAATATTGCAGGagtctgtttttaaaagtttgacCGGTCTACATTATCTCCATCTGGAATCCAACAAACTGCAGCATATTCACAGAAACGCCTTCTCTAAACTCACCAACCTGCGCTTTCTAAACCTGGCGCACAACAAGCAGTCAGTCGTGCGCAACGCCCTCACTTTTTCCCAACTCAAAGCTCTGACGACTTTGCTGCTGTCTGAAAATGAAATCCAGTTCGTCGGAAACCACGTCTTCCAAAATCTGAAAAGGCTGTCTAAACTGTCCCTCAGTAACAACAGAATCTCTCGCCTGGACAGCGGGGCCCTGAAGGGGCTGTCGAGCCTCAGAGAGCTTCTGATTGACGGTAACGAGCTGGAGGAGATCCCCGCCGGTCTCCTCGACTCCCTGGAGCGCATCGAGGAGCTGGACTTCAGTCGCAACCGGATTTCAAACGTGGACTCTTTAGCCTTTTCGCAGCTTAAACATTTGAGGGTCCTGAAGCTGAAGAACAACATgctcaccagtctgtccgggGACATTTTTGCCCTCAACAAAGTGCTTTACGACCTGGATCTCCATGGCAACAACTGGACCTGTGACTGTCGCCTGGAGGAGCTGAAAAGATGGATGACTGCTGCGCATTCTCAGGGCAAATTGTTGACTGTTTTTGTGCAGTGTCATCACCCAGCAACTCTGAGGGGGAAGTATCTGGACTATGTGAACAGCTCACAGCTGCAACCCCTTGGAAACTGGACCCACTTGTGTAGGAGTCAAGGTGGGCCTGAGGAAAGCCGGGGAGGGGGTGTGTTGGTAAAGGTGGAGGGGAAAGCGATGGGAATGGCAGATGCAATaaagcaggaggagagaggtgaAGAAGGCCAGGTGGAGGAGACAGAAGGTATAGATTTGAGACAGGGGGTCACGGATGGGGTGATAATGAggaatgagggagagaaaaggaagagagagggacaggAGGCAGTGGGAATTCAGGGAGACCAAGGGGGTCTAGAGGTGGCAGAACACTCGTCTTTAttggaaagaaagaaaccaaAGAAAGAGTCTCAGAGCCCAAGGTCACGACCTGCTGCAGAGGCAGCTGGAAAACATGCCAAAGGGAGACAAAGGTCAAATGTAATTTCCAGAACTGTTCCACCAGCTATTTCCACACCAAGTCACGCTGGACACCAGGGCAGGAACGCCACTGAGCCAAACACAGGGCTCACCACCACTTCTCCGGACCAGTCAGGAGAAAAGTTTGATCTTCTGAGGTCAGATCAGGAGGAGGCTCTACCAGTTATCACCGATCCTTGTGTGTTCAACCGCCATTTCATCACTAATGTTTCTGTGAGTCAAGTGACATCTAGTGCTGTCACCGTCAACTGGGCCACCAGACATCATCACCAATACACACCAGGACCTGGGCCAGGCCTAGATGAAGTCCACTACCGGATTCTGTTTGACCGGTTTGGCACTCCAGATCGTTTCCCCCGCTATGTTTACAGTCGTGGCACAGCTCGCTCTGTAACCCTTCGAGAACTCAGCTCAGATGTCACCTACGTGGTGTGCGTGGAGGGAGTAGTCGGAGGGTCTGTGTGTCAGGTTGCACCCCGTGACCACTGTGCAGGGCTGGTCACTCTTCCGGAGGGGTTCAGCCGCAGAGGcatgctgacctctgacctccagcTGGTGACGGTGGCCACGCTGGCCGGAAACGCCGTGCTGCTGCTTGTCATTGGCGGAGTCTGGCTGGGGCGGAGCCTGAAGAGGAGGTTGCAGAGGAGGAAGTCGGCCGTGCACGTTCGGCACATGTACTCCACCAGACGACAGTTTCGTCCCACCATGGCGACGGCCTCGGTGTCCACTGATTTCACCAGCTACCAAAGCAGTCGGCCAGCAAGACTCGCACCACTAGAAGAAGGGAACCTCATTGAGTTCCCCTGTGACCGCTTTCTGGACAGCAGCAGTCTTCGCAGAGACAGTGACATGCAGAGATTCTCTGACTAG
- the LOC123976959 gene encoding oxysterol-binding protein-related protein 3-like — MTSSSPTHSDSSGSSKHDSNQDSWEIVEGLRGVPASMQEPGRQEGFLLKRRKWPMKGWHKRYFVLEKGILKYSKRGTDLKKGKLHGCIDVGLSVMSIKKKALCIDLDTEDNIYHLKVKSSELFEEWVSKLRHHRVFRQNEIAMYPHERHLFHSHASSSPSLNDSLRKRATLTKQASIHQAKFSSWLHSSEDMDKCCKDLEECESYLLELNLLLKSMEVLHRTYSAPAISALQASTYDIPKKEKRPRRWRSKNNGKETKATLQVPSCISSQSPRLHASNPNLYTAESNTKETCPESPDSPTDVSRLQEDFCRLANNIHATLKSAFSSLATERDRLRHTIDMQAPQPAQVMGLKTSYASDCTDGPHSLVHQASNDSKASIPESISEFFDAQEYLLSSSSSENEVSDDDSYISDVSDSVSMDTYSNEGGSERHNSVSSVVTLARRRSTLPSPCPASSVSLWNILRNNIGKDLSKVAMPVQLNEPLNTLQKLCEELEYSELLDTANQTHDPFQRMVYVATFAISAYASTYYRAGSKPFNPVLGETYECDRPDKSFRFIAEQVSHHPPVSACHADSRNFSFWQDVRWKNKFWGKSMELVPMGTTHVTLPAFGDHYEWNKVTSCIHNILSGQRWIEHYGEMSIKNINNNACQCKITFIKAKSWSSTVNEIEGVVMDSNGKVVHSIFGKWHESVFQGDPPSATCIWRANPMPEDQEQYYGFTKFAVELNELDSTLRPLLPPTDTRFRPDQRLLEEGNTEGAEEQKQRIEQLQRERRKVLQDNNLTHQPRFFKKSNNDTWVSNNTYWELRRDPGFSKMDFPVLW; from the exons ATGACGTCGTCATCGCCTACTCACAGTGACAGCAGCGGCTCCTCTAAGCACGACAGTAaccag GACAGCTGGGAGATTGTGGAGGGGCTCAGGGGGGTTCCTGCCAGCATGCAGGAGCCTGGCAGACAGGAGGGCTTCCTGCTCAAGAGGAGGAAGTGGCCCATGAAGGGGTGGCATAAG AGATACTTTGTGTTGGAGAAAGGCATCTTGAAGTATTCAAAGCGTGGAACGGAT CTGAAGAAGGGAAAGCTCCATGGCTGCATAGATGTCGGCCTCTCTGTCATGTCAATCAAGAAGAAAGCCTTGTGCATCGACCTGGACACGGAGGATAACATCTATCACCTAAAG GTGAAGTCTTCGGAGCTGTTTGAGGAGTGGGTGTCAAAGCTGCGTCATCACCGCGTGTTTCGGCAGAACGAGATTGCCATGTATCCCCATGAAAGGCACCTCTTCCACTCCCACGCCTCATCCTCCCCCTCCCTTAATGACTCCCTTAGAAAA AGGGCTACGCTTACCAAGCAGGCGTCAATCCACCAGGCTAAGTTCAGTTCTTGGCTCCATTCCTCAGAGGACATGGACAAGTGCTGCAAAg ACTTGGAGGAATGTGAATCGTACCTGCTCGAGCTCAACCTGCTGCTGAAGAGCATGGAGGTCCTCCACCGCACATACTCAGCCCCAGCAATTAGTGCACTACAA GCGTCAACTTATGACATTCCCAAAAAAGAGAAGAGGCCGAGGAGATGGCGATCCAAAAACAATGGCAAAGAAACCAAAGCCACACTACAG GTCCCAAGCTGTATATCCTCCCAGTCCCCTCGTCTCCACGCCTCCAACCCCAATCTCTATACCGCTGAGTCAAACACCAAGGAGACCTGTCCTGAATCCCCAGACTCACCTACAGACGTGTCCCGTTTACAGGAGGACTTCTGCAGGCTGGCCAACAACA TCCACGCCACACTGAAATCAGCCTTTAGTTCCTTAgccacagaaagagacagactgagacacaCCATCGACATGCAGGCCCCACAGCCAGCGCAGGTCATGGGCTTGAAAACCTCCTATGCCTCA GATTGTACAGATGGGCCCCACTCCTTGGTCCACCAGGCGTCCAATGACAGCAAAGCATCCATCCCAGAGTCGATATCAGAGTTTTTTGATGCTCAGGAgtacctcctctcctcttcctcctctgagaATGAG GTGTCTGACGATGACTCCTACATCAGTGATGTCAGTGACAGCGTCTCCATGGATACCTACAGCAACGAGGGAGGCAGTGAGAGACACAACTCCG TTAGCAGTGTGGTGACACTGGCTCGTCGCCGCTCCACGCTGCCCTCTCCCTGCCCCGCCAGCAGTGTGAGCCTGTGGAACATCCTGAGGAACAACATTGGTAAGGACCTGTCCAAGGTGGCGATGCCAGTCCAGCTAAATGAGCCACTCAACACCCTGCAGAAGCTGTGTGAGGAGCTGGAGTACAGTGAGCTGCTGGACACCGCCAACCAGACACATGACCCTTTCCAGCGCATG GTGTATGTTGCTACATTCGCAATATCAGCGTATGCATCCACCTACTATCGAGCAGGAAGTAAACCTTTTAACCCCGTCCTGGGAGAGACATACGAGTGTGACAGGCCGGATAAAAGCTTCAGATTTATAGCTGAACAG GTGAGTCATCACCCACCTGTGTCAGCATGTCACGCTGATTCAAGGAACTTTTCATTTTGGCAAG ATGTCCGATGGAAAAATAAATTCTGGGGAAAATCCATGGAACTTGTTCCCATGGGAACCACCCATGTCACACTACCTGC GTTCGGGGACCACTACGAATGGAACAAAGTGACGTCCTGCATCCATAACATCCTGAGCGGCCAGCGCTGGATCGAACACTATGGAGAGATGTCCATTAAAAATATCAACAATAACGCCTGCCAGTGTAAAATCACATTTATCAAG gcaAAGTCATGGAGCTCTACAGTGAACGAGATAGAGGGTGTGGTTATGGATTCAAATGGGAAAGTTGTGCACTCCATTTTTGGGAAATGGCACGAGTCAGTTTTTCAAGGAGACCCACCCTCTGCCACATGTATATGGAGAGCAA aCCCCATGCCAGAAGACCAAGAGCAGTACTATGGCTTCACCAAGTTTGCGGTGGAGTTAAATGAGCTGGATTCCACCCTGAGACCTTTGCTGCCCCCCACAGACACACGCTTCAGGCCGGACCAGAG GCTGTTGGAGGAGGGGAACACAGAAGGAGCTGAGGAGCAGAAACAGAGGATAGAGCAGCtccagagggagaggaggaaagtgttgcaggacaacaacttaaCACACCAGCCACGCTTTTTCAA AAAGTCTAACAATGACACGTGGGTGAGCAACAACACGTACTGGGAGCTGCGCAGAGACCCTGGCTTCAGTAAAATGGACTTCCCTGTATTGTGGTGA